The Paenibacillus uliginis N3/975 genome has a window encoding:
- a CDS encoding endonuclease/exonuclease/phosphatase family protein, which yields MKVITLVVSLLVVSMLSLDTQVAEKGYGKEVGTTVMSYNIHHGVGIDGELSLNRIADVIRDSGAEIVGLQEVDRFYGARSDFKDQAKELASLLGYHYAYGANLDLESGEGQTNNRQYGTAILSKYPILHSENILLSSFGKEQRGVLHAVVNVRGIHVDVYNTHLGLDVPSRMAQIQEIIDLASASNGPALLTGDFNAEPDSEEIQLLLDNGLFVNSFQGIDDAYTFPVFNPSEIIDYILTSPAVQHANQRVIHAEASDHLPITTDVIFKR from the coding sequence ATGAAAGTTATTACATTAGTCGTTAGTTTGCTGGTCGTCTCTATGCTCTCATTAGATACACAGGTAGCGGAAAAAGGGTACGGCAAAGAGGTTGGTACTACCGTTATGTCTTACAACATTCATCATGGGGTCGGTATAGATGGAGAGCTAAGCCTGAACAGAATTGCAGATGTCATTCGTGATTCCGGTGCAGAAATTGTAGGCCTTCAGGAAGTGGACCGGTTTTACGGAGCTCGGAGTGACTTTAAAGACCAAGCGAAGGAATTAGCGAGCCTACTTGGTTATCACTATGCCTACGGTGCTAATCTTGATTTGGAGTCTGGGGAAGGACAGACGAATAATAGGCAGTACGGCACAGCCATCCTCAGTAAATATCCTATCCTTCATTCGGAGAATATTCTGCTCAGCAGCTTTGGAAAAGAGCAGCGCGGCGTTCTGCATGCTGTCGTGAACGTACGGGGTATTCATGTGGATGTGTACAACACCCATCTTGGGCTGGACGTCCCGAGTCGTATGGCTCAGATACAGGAAATAATAGATTTAGCTTCTGCCTCAAACGGTCCGGCTTTATTGACGGGGGATTTTAATGCGGAGCCTGACAGCGAAGAGATTCAGCTGCTGTTAGATAACGGCTTATTCGTAAACAGCTTCCAGGGGATTGATGATGCATACACGTTCCCAGTATTTAATCCGTCTGAAATTATCGATTACATTCTGACGTCTCCTGCTGTTCAGCATGCCAACCAGCGTGTAATACATGCGGAGGCTTCCGATCATCTGCCGATCACAACGGATGTAATATTCAAGCGGTAA
- a CDS encoding copper amine oxidase N-terminal domain-containing protein — MKSVKSYKITGAAALALTLVLTPLSGVLSGSAQAASAAVAQKESQKTSWNVELTNAPFKKNGVVFVPIKELSEYLDLHITVTPNKKYVYINSPFESVRIASGQSKAVNAKGTSIALGTTPIVKHGVTYVPTSLLAKSFGIPVKWNGKSKVSLQGSKQYASGAVGGMVFWLSREDGTLLTGQAGSVPKKAGKASIEHIDLLNIKPRKINPSSYVVDINNSYGEPHIHESHIRVLIYNGMIVNAGSTYYANFSGRNTKPNIDDYKGNVAIMNGSTLQLVHPTGKVVKTYNLEAITGVKDDFVVEAIEPEFLLVRPYKKATLFIVHPTAKQSILIYQNLQLDDEAKKLIEEYPPNEAGYVGDGLTYTGFKNQKLTFNWSHPLLDKNKTFTYKLPF, encoded by the coding sequence ATGAAATCAGTAAAGTCATATAAAATCACCGGGGCTGCGGCACTGGCTCTAACGCTTGTTCTCACGCCTTTATCTGGTGTCCTTTCAGGCTCAGCACAGGCGGCTTCTGCAGCAGTGGCCCAGAAAGAAAGCCAAAAAACATCCTGGAATGTGGAATTGACAAATGCGCCGTTTAAGAAAAACGGAGTTGTATTTGTTCCCATTAAGGAGCTATCGGAGTATTTGGATCTTCATATTACAGTGACACCTAATAAAAAATATGTGTATATTAATAGTCCCTTCGAGTCTGTCCGTATCGCATCTGGCCAGTCCAAAGCGGTAAATGCCAAGGGAACATCCATTGCCCTTGGAACTACCCCGATTGTGAAACACGGCGTTACTTATGTTCCAACTTCACTCCTGGCTAAAAGCTTTGGAATCCCAGTAAAGTGGAACGGGAAATCCAAGGTTTCGCTTCAAGGAAGCAAACAATATGCTTCCGGAGCTGTCGGTGGCATGGTCTTCTGGTTAAGCCGTGAGGACGGTACATTACTAACTGGTCAAGCCGGTAGTGTCCCGAAGAAAGCCGGCAAGGCTTCAATAGAACATATTGATCTACTCAATATCAAACCCCGTAAGATCAATCCCTCCAGTTACGTGGTGGATATAAACAACTCTTACGGCGAACCGCATATTCACGAGTCTCACATTCGTGTCCTCATTTATAACGGAATGATTGTTAACGCAGGCAGCACCTATTACGCTAACTTTAGCGGCCGCAATACGAAACCGAATATAGACGACTATAAAGGAAATGTAGCGATCATGAACGGTAGTACTCTGCAGCTTGTCCACCCTACTGGGAAGGTAGTCAAAACGTATAATCTTGAGGCCATTACCGGTGTAAAGGATGATTTCGTTGTGGAAGCAATCGAACCGGAGTTTCTGCTAGTCCGCCCTTATAAAAAAGCAACGCTATTTATTGTTCATCCTACAGCTAAGCAATCTATTCTGATCTATCAAAACCTGCAGCTGGATGATGAAGCAAAGAAGCTGATTGAAGAATATCCTCCAAATGAAGCCGGCTATGTCGGCGACGGTCTGACATACACCGGATTTAAAAATCAGAAGCTGACCTTTAATTGGAGTCACCCCTTGCTTGATAAGAATAAAACGTTCACGTACAAGCTCCCCTTTTAA
- a CDS encoding heavy metal translocating P-type ATPase produces MSTYNESAQSGKGKDENQKEYRVQGLSCPNCTREMQEEIQKLEHGQNAKLSYNSGKLTLSPNVDLRRVEGILKSDGARIIYMSDHSAAAASSSDHPHGHSHDHSHSSGRTMKWVLSISAVFYLLTFVLENNVPAPVIITLYAAAMILSGYTTFLRGLRNLTKFKFNMDTLMTVALIGAVIIGEWREATLVAILFGLNEMLEGYGMNRARQSMEALLAAAPKEAELLKDGQTVRVPIASLSPGDIVRVRPGEKIPSDGVISQGTGAVNEAAITGESVPVTKREGDTVFGGSISTDGLLNIEVTKAYEDSSLAKIMHLVQEAQDSKTPTELFIDKFAKYYTPAIMIIAMAVAVIPPLLLGQPWMTWVYQGLSILIVGCPCSLVLSSPIALVSGMTRSARNGILVKGGVHMEQLGRLEAIAFDKTGTLTRGEPAVYAETVYDEEKFYAITGSIEQSSLHPLAKAVMKHLAAKQPKETFAEPLQSTVLPGEGVRAEVGGNLYWVGSEEVLRYVQGGQESVMAAVREDIRKLKEQGYTIIVATDEHSVLGLFGLADEIRAETPEVISQLHEAGITNTVMLTGDHEQSAQSIAKQSGVTSFFASLLPEEKVAKIKELTRKQKTGMVGDGINDAPALAAADLGIAMGKGTDSAIETADVVLMQDHLGKLPSAIRTARKVNSIIRWNIAISLSLKAIALLLTIPGLLTLWIAIISDMGATILVTILGLTILMGKDNTPSSS; encoded by the coding sequence ATGAGCACTTATAACGAATCCGCACAGAGCGGCAAAGGAAAAGATGAGAACCAGAAGGAATACCGCGTCCAGGGTCTTTCCTGTCCAAACTGCACACGTGAAATGCAGGAAGAAATTCAGAAGCTTGAACATGGTCAGAATGCAAAACTGAGCTATAACAGTGGAAAGCTGACTCTTTCACCGAATGTAGACCTCCGCCGTGTGGAAGGCATTTTAAAAAGCGACGGGGCCCGTATTATTTACATGTCAGATCATAGTGCCGCCGCAGCTTCAAGCTCTGACCACCCACATGGACATAGTCACGACCATAGCCACAGCTCAGGCCGAACTATGAAATGGGTGCTTTCGATTTCGGCTGTCTTTTATCTTCTTACGTTTGTTTTGGAAAACAATGTACCCGCTCCCGTCATTATTACCTTGTATGCTGCGGCTATGATTCTAAGCGGTTATACCACGTTCCTGCGAGGACTCCGGAACTTGACGAAGTTTAAATTTAATATGGATACGCTTATGACTGTGGCACTGATCGGTGCCGTGATCATTGGGGAATGGCGAGAAGCGACACTCGTAGCCATCTTGTTTGGTCTTAACGAGATGCTCGAAGGTTACGGTATGAACCGTGCCCGCCAATCGATGGAAGCTCTGCTTGCCGCTGCCCCAAAAGAGGCGGAACTGCTCAAGGACGGTCAGACCGTGCGTGTGCCTATTGCGAGTCTTTCCCCAGGCGACATTGTACGTGTCCGCCCAGGAGAGAAAATCCCTTCCGATGGAGTCATTTCACAAGGCACTGGAGCAGTCAATGAGGCCGCCATTACCGGTGAGTCGGTGCCAGTTACCAAGCGGGAAGGCGACACCGTGTTCGGCGGCAGTATCAGTACGGACGGCCTGCTGAACATAGAGGTCACCAAAGCCTACGAGGACTCTTCCCTCGCCAAGATTATGCATCTGGTCCAAGAAGCACAGGACAGCAAGACTCCGACTGAGCTGTTCATCGATAAGTTCGCTAAATATTACACACCGGCAATCATGATCATTGCTATGGCTGTTGCCGTGATCCCGCCGCTGCTACTTGGCCAACCTTGGATGACATGGGTGTACCAAGGTCTCTCCATCCTCATTGTCGGTTGTCCCTGTTCTCTGGTGCTCTCATCCCCGATTGCACTGGTTAGCGGTATGACCCGGTCCGCCCGCAACGGGATTTTGGTCAAAGGCGGCGTTCATATGGAGCAACTCGGAAGGCTCGAAGCCATCGCTTTTGATAAGACCGGTACGCTAACACGCGGCGAACCTGCTGTGTACGCGGAAACGGTATATGATGAAGAGAAATTTTACGCTATCACAGGCTCTATAGAACAATCTTCCTTGCATCCGTTGGCAAAAGCAGTCATGAAACACTTGGCTGCGAAGCAGCCGAAAGAGACATTTGCGGAGCCACTGCAGTCCACAGTGTTGCCAGGAGAAGGCGTCCGTGCTGAGGTCGGCGGAAATCTGTATTGGGTTGGCAGCGAGGAAGTGCTACGTTATGTGCAAGGCGGGCAGGAGAGCGTCATGGCCGCTGTACGTGAAGATATCCGAAAGCTAAAAGAGCAGGGATATACGATTATCGTGGCAACAGACGAACATTCTGTACTTGGTCTATTCGGTTTGGCTGACGAGATCCGTGCGGAAACACCGGAAGTTATTTCTCAGCTGCATGAAGCTGGCATCACGAACACCGTCATGCTTACAGGAGACCACGAGCAATCCGCTCAGTCCATTGCCAAGCAGTCGGGTGTCACAAGCTTTTTCGCAAGTTTGCTCCCTGAGGAGAAAGTTGCCAAGATCAAAGAGCTGACACGCAAACAAAAGACCGGTATGGTCGGAGACGGTATCAACGATGCACCTGCGCTTGCGGCAGCGGATTTAGGGATCGCCATGGGAAAAGGAACAGACAGTGCCATCGAGACTGCCGATGTGGTGTTGATGCAGGATCACCTTGGCAAGCTTCCGAGCGCAATCCGGACGGCAAGAAAGGTAAACAGCATTATCCGCTGGAATATTGCTATTTCGTTATCGCTGAAGGCCATTGCCCTCCTGCTGACGATTCCCGGCCTTCTGACCTTATGGATCGCCATTATTTCCGATATGGGTGCAACGATTCTTGTGACGATTCTCGGACTGACGATCTTGATGGGCAAAGACAACACGCCATCTTCATCCTAA
- a CDS encoding amidohydrolase family protein, translating to MNEQLITEYWITNLLLESGYAFEGEEIVSTLTEKCHVRINAGKFAEIITAETPFHSELPCYDANAQLLLPAFREMHIHLDKTYYGGPWRAVRPAPNGVFSRIEEEKALLSTLLPTAKDRAEQLLELVLNNGSTHVRTHCNIEPTTGLRNLEATLQALESYQNKCTYEIVAFPQHGLLHSVSVPLVREALRSGAHLVGGLDPATVDGNIEASLDAMVQLAVDANADIDMHLHDAGHLGIFTMRRLAALTREIGWQGRVTISHGFGLAGVPASLVSEIADLFAELGITLATTVPIGTMTMPLPLLYERGAKVVIGQDSITDHWSPFGTGDNLERASIFAECYGWRSERKLAEALGFITDGLLPLDRNGTRVWPAVGDEASCVLVAASCTAEAVARRAPRKAVIHKGSVVSGEIAPSEDS from the coding sequence TTGAACGAACAGCTCATTACGGAATACTGGATTACTAACCTGCTTCTTGAGAGCGGTTATGCTTTTGAAGGCGAAGAGATTGTATCCACTTTAACAGAAAAATGCCATGTGAGAATTAACGCCGGCAAGTTCGCTGAGATTATAACAGCCGAGACTCCTTTTCACTCCGAACTCCCCTGCTATGATGCTAATGCACAGCTTCTGCTGCCTGCTTTTAGAGAAATGCACATCCACTTGGATAAAACGTACTATGGCGGTCCGTGGCGAGCTGTTCGTCCAGCACCAAATGGAGTCTTTTCACGGATTGAAGAGGAAAAAGCACTGCTCTCTACCCTGCTTCCAACGGCGAAGGATCGTGCGGAACAGCTTCTAGAGCTAGTCCTGAACAATGGTTCCACACATGTGCGTACCCATTGTAATATTGAACCGACTACCGGCCTGCGCAATTTAGAAGCTACCTTGCAAGCATTAGAGTCTTATCAAAATAAATGTACATATGAAATCGTCGCATTCCCTCAGCACGGGCTTTTGCACTCAGTTTCAGTTCCACTTGTACGCGAAGCATTGAGATCAGGTGCACATCTGGTCGGTGGACTCGATCCTGCTACCGTGGATGGGAATATCGAAGCTTCGCTCGATGCGATGGTACAGCTAGCGGTTGACGCGAATGCAGATATTGATATGCACTTGCATGATGCCGGTCATCTGGGGATATTTACGATGCGACGCTTAGCTGCCCTTACTCGGGAAATTGGTTGGCAAGGAAGGGTGACGATCAGTCATGGTTTTGGTCTAGCTGGAGTACCTGCCTCGCTTGTTAGTGAAATAGCAGATCTATTCGCTGAACTAGGGATTACACTTGCTACAACAGTTCCGATAGGCACGATGACAATGCCCCTGCCGCTACTCTATGAGCGAGGAGCAAAGGTTGTTATTGGACAAGATAGCATTACAGATCACTGGTCGCCGTTTGGTACAGGGGATAATTTAGAGCGTGCAAGCATCTTTGCAGAATGTTACGGCTGGAGAAGCGAACGCAAGCTTGCTGAGGCACTAGGCTTCATTACAGATGGCTTACTGCCACTAGATCGTAATGGAACCCGCGTATGGCCTGCGGTTGGTGATGAAGCAAGCTGCGTGCTTGTAGCAGCAAGCTGCACGGCAGAAGCAGTGGCGAGAAGAGCTCCAAGGAAAGCTGTCATACATAAGGGCAGCGTTGTATCTGGTGAAATCGCACCATCCGAAGATTCCTAA